In a genomic window of Vibrio marisflavi CECT 7928:
- a CDS encoding SMP-30/gluconolactonase/LRE family protein: MNFKLLADKISYPECPRWHSGKVWFSSVFQGNVCTLDSDGSVKVIHKFSSAIAGLGWLPDESLLVVKPLDQEVVRIDQKNNRHQYVSLTNYNQIINNDLFISDSGVVFISGMGNNYIEGEPPKPCSLITIKEHNVYYSANDLLCPNGFAYDSINKFLYVAESNADRITRFHCMPDGTLSDREVYFQFESGDSPDGISLDKNGRLWVACNNHKVVLLKNSKAIKSYHFDQHPLACLVAGFERNELYVLTTDCFCPIQAKDLPNGRIYKSKIEI, translated from the coding sequence ATGAATTTTAAATTACTAGCAGATAAAATCTCTTATCCAGAATGCCCTAGGTGGCACAGCGGTAAAGTATGGTTTTCATCGGTTTTTCAAGGTAACGTCTGTACTTTAGATAGTGATGGCAGCGTCAAAGTGATACATAAATTCAGTTCTGCTATTGCCGGCTTAGGTTGGTTACCTGACGAATCATTGTTGGTTGTTAAGCCTTTAGATCAAGAAGTAGTTAGAATTGATCAGAAAAATAATCGTCACCAATATGTATCTTTAACTAACTACAACCAAATTATAAATAATGATCTTTTTATATCAGATAGTGGTGTCGTGTTCATAAGCGGCATGGGAAACAACTATATAGAAGGTGAGCCACCGAAGCCGTGTTCTTTAATTACAATTAAAGAACATAACGTATATTACTCAGCTAATGATCTATTGTGTCCAAACGGTTTTGCATATGACTCAATAAATAAATTTCTATATGTAGCAGAATCAAATGCCGATCGTATAACCCGATTTCATTGTATGCCAGACGGTACTCTTTCCGATAGAGAAGTATACTTTCAATTTGAATCAGGCGACTCGCCCGACGGTATTAGCCTGGACAAAAATGGTAGGCTATGGGTTGCATGTAACAACCACAAGGTTGTACTACTAAAAAATTCGAAAGCCATCAAGTCGTACCATTTTGACCAGCACCCTTTAGCTTGCTTAGTCGCAGGTTTTGAACGTAATGAGTTGTATGTTTTAACTACTGATTGCTTTTGTCCTATCCAGGCAAAAGATTTACCGAATGGCCGAATATATAAAAGCAAAATCGAGATATGA